Within the Enterobacter roggenkampii genome, the region CTGAAACGCCTCGCTGTGAAGATGGGCGTCATCCCATCCCTTTGCCGCCGCCACCTCACGCACTTTTTCCATAAAACCTGCCGGACCACAGACCCAGGCGTGAAGGCCCGATTCGGCCACCGGGAGATGTGCCGCCAGCGCTGTGCGCGGGCTGGCGGTATGAATGAGGCACTCACCGAGCCGGGAGAGTTCGCGCCCAAACGCCGCGCTTTCACGGTTTCTGACGTAATAATGCAGCGTGAACGGCGTTCCGGTCGCCTTCAGCTGCAGGGCCATTGCATACAGCGGCGTAATGCCAATCCCCGCCGCCAGCAGCAAAACCCGCTCTGCCTGCTGCAGCGGAAACAGGTTGCGCGGAGCCGATATCATCAGCTTCTGCCCGGGACGCAGCGTCTCGTGAACGTAGCGCGACCCGCCGCGCGAGGCGGTTTCACGCCCCACGCAAATAAGATAGCTCTCGTCCCCACATGCTCCGGTCAGGGAATACGGGCGCACCACGCCGCAGGGCAGGTGGACATCAACGTGCGCCCCGGGCTGCCACGGCGGCAGCGCTTCGCCGTTATCAGCCACCAGCCTGACGGCGAGGCTTTTGTCGCCCTCGCGCCACAGCCCGTCAACAATTACGCTCAGCATATTGGCCTCCGTCATACCAGGAAAAACTCGCCAAAGCCCATTTTCTTCAGCCCCCGACGATAGGCAATCGAGCTTTTATCCGCGGGGATATGCGCTTCCAGCGTCAGGTCCAGCGGCAGGCTTTCCGGGCGCTGGGTTTCGACCATCAGGCGATCCTCTTCAAAAATCCGCAGGTTGAAGGCATGCACTTCCTCCACCGGAATATGCAGGTCAAAATTGCGGGCAATAGGGGCGAACATGCGGGTCACGCGCGATGACACCGGCGACGCGGCGTTCATGATCACCAGCCGCGATTCACCCGGGAAATGAATCGTCAGGGTGGCGGTGAACGGCAGGTGCATTTCAAAATGGCGCAGCCACTGGAACCCTTCTGGCGCCTGCACGGGGGAACTGGCGGGATAGTTGCTCACGGCGCTCCAGTAATCCGCCACGAAGCCGAACGGCGTCTCCTGTGGCTGATAGGCAGGCACAAGCTGATTATTGGGGTCGGCAAAGGTTTCGGTGTGGATCCACGCAAAGTGCGCCACGTCCAGAAAACCCTCTACCTGACGTCCGGCAAAGCCGTTCACCTCAAACGCCGGGCAGTTAATCTGCTGAAATCCGTCGTCATCCCAGTGCGGCATGGTGGGCAGCGGCGCAGGGTTATCCGGATCAAAGGCCAGGCAGGTCCAGATCAGTCCGAACCGCTCTTCGACCGCGTAGTTAATCAGGTTCAGCTTCGCCGGAACGGGCTGGTCGGGGCTGGACGGAATACGGTTGCAGCGACCGTCTTCCCCAAAGCGTAAGCCATGATAGGGGCAGATAATCCCGTGCTCGTCGTGAAAGCCGAGCGTCAGCGGCACGCCGCGGTGCGGGCACACGTCACGGGCAACCACGACCTGGTCGTTAATCCGGTAAATCACCAGCTGCTCATCCAGCAGCGTCGCTTTGACCGGCGCCGGACCGACGTCGCAGGCGCGCGCGACCGGATGCCAGCATTTCGCCAGACGCAGCCAGTCCTCTGGCTCAAACGTACAGTGGGCGGGTGGGGTCGGTTCTCTTTTCATCGTTGTCCCTCTTGCGTTCAGCCTAACGGGCCGCCCTGAATGGTCTCGCACAGACCGTTGATGATGCGCTCTCCGGTCTCCTCTTTGAGCTCCTGATACCAGGCCTGCGTCAACGCCATATCTTTGCCGTGGGTGACGTCGCAGCGCTTGCGCGCCTTCAGCACCAGGTCGCGTACGCGGTCGCAGCGCAGCGCCTCGTACTGCCGCAGCGCCAGCGTGATGTTGTGGTTTTCACGCAGGCATTCCCCCAGCACCACGGCGTCTTCCATCGCTGCACAGCCGCCCTGGCCGATATCCGGCGTGGTGCTGTGCCCGGCATCGCCCAGCAGCGCGACGTTGCCGCGCACCAGGCTGTCGAACGGCTCAATGTCGTG harbors:
- the hpxD gene encoding molybdenum cofactor-independent xanthine hydroxylase subunit HpxD, with protein sequence MKREPTPPAHCTFEPEDWLRLAKCWHPVARACDVGPAPVKATLLDEQLVIYRINDQVVVARDVCPHRGVPLTLGFHDEHGIICPYHGLRFGEDGRCNRIPSSPDQPVPAKLNLINYAVEERFGLIWTCLAFDPDNPAPLPTMPHWDDDGFQQINCPAFEVNGFAGRQVEGFLDVAHFAWIHTETFADPNNQLVPAYQPQETPFGFVADYWSAVSNYPASSPVQAPEGFQWLRHFEMHLPFTATLTIHFPGESRLVIMNAASPVSSRVTRMFAPIARNFDLHIPVEEVHAFNLRIFEEDRLMVETQRPESLPLDLTLEAHIPADKSSIAYRRGLKKMGFGEFFLV
- a CDS encoding PDR/VanB family oxidoreductase is translated as MLSVIVDGLWREGDKSLAVRLVADNGEALPPWQPGAHVDVHLPCGVVRPYSLTGACGDESYLICVGRETASRGGSRYVHETLRPGQKLMISAPRNLFPLQQAERVLLLAAGIGITPLYAMALQLKATGTPFTLHYYVRNRESAAFGRELSRLGECLIHTASPRTALAAHLPVAESGLHAWVCGPAGFMEKVREVAAAKGWDDAHLHSEAFQPVAPAAGGEAGEIFTVKLASTGERWPVPADKTIAQVLQENGVAVPLSCEMGICGACLTPVIDGVVDHRDSVQSEAEKGAMDQQVALCCSRSYSGELVIGL